A genomic region of Roseateles amylovorans contains the following coding sequences:
- the rpoN gene encoding RNA polymerase factor sigma-54, producing MELRHEHRQSQTLSPRLQHAVRLLQMSSLDFSTMVTDMLGRNPFLEVTEGQDDGGSLESEMAVAAQPVMADSPEPLPDDREIWRAESSGSLRRAEDGELSALEMTAAQTSLREHLRSQLNVLRLSSRDLLLASVIAESVDDDGYLRSSLEELAAVVQMHPPVEIGEMQIALKRVQALDPLGVGARNVAECLLLQLPKIDCMRSRSLAERIITQHLNLLASRDIPGLAQLLDITVAEAETVCLKLRRFDPRPGWRYETSQAAYIVPDVLTTKVRGQWRVQLNPAVIPKVRMNQVYAELFQRHRNQGHAEMANHLQEARWTMRNIEQRFSTILDVADAIVKRQRHFLEFGAMAMKPLGLKEIADEVGIHESTVSRVTNNKFLATPTGVYELKYFFSRAIVSSNGSACSGTAIRGLIKDIIEAEKPETPLSDAEITRQLARQGLVVARRTVTKYRQMLRIEAVDRRRQHS from the coding sequence ATGGAACTACGGCACGAGCACAGGCAGTCGCAGACGCTGTCGCCGCGCCTGCAGCACGCTGTCCGGCTGCTGCAGATGTCCTCATTGGACTTTTCGACCATGGTCACCGACATGCTGGGGCGCAACCCCTTCCTCGAAGTGACCGAGGGTCAGGACGACGGCGGTTCGCTGGAATCGGAGATGGCGGTCGCCGCCCAACCGGTGATGGCGGATTCCCCGGAACCCCTGCCCGATGACCGCGAGATCTGGCGCGCCGAAAGCTCCGGCTCGCTGCGCCGGGCGGAAGACGGCGAACTCAGCGCCTTGGAGATGACTGCGGCGCAGACTTCGCTGCGGGAACATCTGCGCAGTCAGCTGAATGTGCTGCGGCTGTCGTCGCGGGATCTGCTGCTGGCCTCGGTGATCGCCGAATCGGTCGATGACGACGGCTATCTGCGCAGTTCGCTGGAAGAGCTGGCCGCCGTGGTGCAGATGCATCCGCCGGTCGAGATCGGCGAAATGCAGATTGCGCTCAAGCGGGTGCAGGCACTGGACCCGCTCGGCGTGGGCGCACGCAATGTGGCCGAGTGCCTGCTTCTGCAACTGCCCAAGATCGACTGCATGCGCAGCCGGTCGTTGGCGGAGCGCATCATCACCCAGCATTTGAATCTGCTGGCCTCGCGTGACATTCCCGGCTTGGCGCAACTGCTCGACATCACCGTGGCCGAGGCGGAAACGGTCTGCCTGAAGCTGCGTCGTTTCGACCCACGGCCGGGCTGGCGTTACGAGACCTCGCAGGCGGCCTACATCGTGCCGGACGTGCTGACGACCAAGGTGCGCGGCCAATGGCGGGTGCAGCTCAATCCGGCGGTCATTCCGAAGGTGCGGATGAACCAGGTCTATGCCGAGCTGTTCCAGCGTCATCGCAACCAGGGACATGCAGAGATGGCCAATCATCTGCAGGAAGCCCGCTGGACGATGCGCAACATCGAACAGCGCTTCTCCACCATCCTGGACGTGGCCGATGCCATCGTGAAGCGGCAGCGCCACTTCCTGGAGTTCGGTGCGATGGCCATGAAGCCGCTCGGCCTCAAGGAAATCGCCGACGAGGTGGGCATCCATGAATCCACGGTGTCGCGGGTCACGAACAACAAGTTCCTGGCCACGCCGACCGGCGTCTACGAGCTGAAGTATTTCTTCTCCCGCGCCATCGTGAGCAGCAACGGCAGCGCCTGCTCGGGCACCGCGATCCGCGGCCTGATCAAGGACATCATCGAGGCCGAAAAGCCCGAGACCCCGCTGTCCGACGCCGAGATCACCCGCCAACTGGCCCGCCAGGGTCTGGTGGTGGCGCGGCGCACGGTGACCAAGTACCGCCAGATGCTGCGCATCGAAGCAGTGGATCGGCGCCGACAGCACAGCTGA
- a CDS encoding PRC-barrel domain-containing protein, whose product MKTSLRFTSIGRRLPATAATLLMGACLAVMAPAHAQAQTAAPDTPTAAPPQASVTRDARASKLIGKEVRNPQHQKLGEIRDLILDVNNDAIHYAILSFGGAMGVGDKLFAFPLTAFQYQGANEDLVLDVTKERLRSAPGFEKRNWPNWAQPDYAMELERYFGATGKIPARPNARLLRASDLLGKNVDDQNGKDAGRVEDLVVSLRTAHVRYVVLEFDRAWSLNDKLLALPMKALKVPDDKKNDLVLTLTRNDLDAQQAFDRKQWPDLNEPGYRSSVDNWLAKLRQH is encoded by the coding sequence ATGAAGACATCGCTTCGTTTCACATCGATCGGCCGCCGGCTGCCCGCCACCGCCGCCACGCTGCTGATGGGCGCGTGCCTGGCCGTGATGGCGCCGGCACACGCACAAGCACAGACCGCCGCGCCTGACACACCCACCGCCGCCCCGCCGCAGGCCTCGGTCACTCGTGACGCGCGGGCGAGCAAGCTGATCGGCAAGGAAGTGCGCAATCCGCAGCACCAGAAACTGGGCGAGATCCGGGACCTGATCCTGGACGTCAACAACGACGCGATCCATTACGCGATCCTGTCCTTCGGCGGCGCGATGGGCGTGGGCGACAAGCTGTTCGCCTTCCCGCTGACGGCCTTCCAATACCAGGGCGCCAATGAAGACCTGGTGCTGGACGTGACCAAGGAGCGACTGCGCAGCGCACCCGGCTTCGAGAAACGCAACTGGCCCAACTGGGCCCAGCCCGACTACGCCATGGAGCTGGAACGCTACTTCGGTGCCACCGGCAAGATCCCGGCGCGCCCGAATGCGCGCCTGCTGCGCGCGAGCGATCTGCTGGGCAAGAACGTGGACGACCAGAACGGCAAGGATGCCGGCCGCGTCGAGGACCTGGTCGTGTCCCTGCGCACCGCCCACGTGCGTTATGTCGTGCTGGAGTTCGACCGTGCCTGGAGCCTGAATGACAAGCTGCTGGCCCTGCCGATGAAGGCGCTGAAAGTGCCCGACGACAAGAAGAACGATCTGGTGCTGACCCTCACCCGCAACGACCTCGATGCCCAGCAGGCCTTTGACCGCAAGCAATGGCCCGACCTGAACGAGCCGGGTTACCGCAGCTCGGTGGACAACTGGCTGGCCAAGCTGCGCCAGCACTGA
- a CDS encoding mechanosensitive ion channel family protein → MDTWREQLTTLPLDLMLWGQLLLGALIIVLGALVLHRLLRPLALRLARFSVLLTAVVKRIDRPTRWAMPLIGLLIAAQGIPETVPGNAGLQHLLGVLTILAVAWVGMSAIRGAAAGIAALHPADVEDNLNARRIQTQTKVLSRIASSAVLLAALAFVLMTFPKARQLGTSLLASAGIAGLVIGLAAKSVFGNLLAGLQIAMAQPIRLDDVLIIEGEWGRVEEITATYVVLKIWDERRLIIPLQWFIEHPFQNWTRTSSSILGSVMLWVDYTLPVAQIRQQAQAMCKASAHWDGRVCGVQVVEATERTMQLRILVSARDSGKAFDLRCELREGLIAFIQKEFPQSLPRLRGLVEAGAAPTAPAVSPSLPPSPAP, encoded by the coding sequence ATGGACACATGGCGAGAACAACTCACGACACTGCCGCTGGACCTCATGTTGTGGGGCCAGTTGTTGCTGGGCGCGCTGATCATCGTGCTGGGCGCCCTGGTGCTGCACCGGCTGCTTCGTCCGCTGGCGCTGCGGCTGGCACGCTTTTCGGTGCTGCTGACCGCGGTGGTCAAACGCATCGATCGACCGACCCGTTGGGCGATGCCGCTCATCGGATTGCTGATCGCGGCGCAGGGCATTCCGGAGACGGTGCCGGGCAATGCGGGCCTGCAGCATCTGCTGGGCGTGCTGACCATCCTGGCGGTGGCCTGGGTGGGCATGTCCGCGATTCGCGGCGCGGCGGCCGGCATCGCGGCCCTGCATCCGGCGGATGTCGAGGACAACCTCAACGCGCGCCGCATCCAGACCCAGACCAAGGTGCTGTCGCGCATCGCCAGCAGCGCGGTGCTGCTGGCGGCGCTGGCCTTCGTGCTGATGACGTTTCCCAAGGCGCGCCAACTCGGCACCAGCCTGCTGGCCTCCGCCGGCATCGCGGGGCTGGTGATCGGTCTGGCCGCCAAGTCGGTGTTCGGCAACCTGCTCGCCGGCCTGCAGATCGCCATGGCTCAGCCGATCCGGCTGGATGATGTGCTGATCATCGAAGGCGAGTGGGGTCGTGTGGAGGAGATCACGGCCACCTACGTGGTGCTGAAGATCTGGGACGAGCGGCGGTTGATCATTCCGCTGCAGTGGTTCATCGAGCACCCGTTCCAGAACTGGACCCGCACCAGCAGCAGCATTCTGGGCTCGGTGATGCTGTGGGTGGACTACACGCTGCCGGTGGCACAGATCCGGCAGCAGGCGCAGGCGATGTGCAAGGCCTCCGCCCACTGGGATGGGCGAGTCTGCGGGGTGCAGGTGGTGGAAGCCACCGAGCGCACCATGCAGCTTCGCATCCTGGTCAGCGCGCGAGACTCCGGCAAGGCGTTCGACCTGCGATGCGAATTGCGAGAGGGGCTGATTGCCTTCATCCAGAAGGAGTTCCCGCAGTCATTGCCGCGCCTGCGAGGACTGGTGGAGGCCGGGGCGGCGCCCACGGCGCCGGCGGTCTCACCGTCGTTGCCACCGTCGCCGGCGCCTTGA
- the otsB gene encoding trehalose-phosphatase, whose translation MPVRHLLGRDGTQALTQLMQQQPLLAFDFDGTLAPIVMHPDEARVPVEVARQLEHLARRVPVAVITGRQVLDVRHRLGFAPTHIVGNHGAEDEFDGPDPGVVLTLKPFRERADRFEPLLSRVGASIEDKGASIAIHYRLAANPVEARAAIDELLSDLPAGVITEPGKRVVNVLVAGAPDKGDALARLCARYGTSAAFYAGDDTNDEPAFRRAAPGWVTARVGPRLDHSHAGFFLQEQAEMDEALRVMRQALGD comes from the coding sequence ATGCCGGTCCGACACCTTTTGGGACGCGACGGGACGCAAGCCCTGACCCAACTGATGCAGCAGCAGCCGCTGCTGGCGTTCGACTTCGACGGGACCCTTGCCCCGATCGTGATGCACCCGGACGAGGCCCGGGTGCCGGTGGAGGTGGCCCGGCAGCTGGAGCATCTGGCTCGGCGGGTGCCGGTGGCGGTGATCACCGGTCGGCAGGTGCTGGATGTCCGGCATCGGCTCGGCTTCGCCCCCACCCACATCGTCGGCAACCACGGGGCGGAGGATGAGTTCGACGGACCGGATCCCGGCGTGGTCCTGACCCTCAAGCCGTTTCGCGAGCGCGCCGATCGCTTCGAGCCGCTGCTCAGCCGCGTGGGGGCCAGCATCGAGGACAAGGGCGCCTCCATCGCCATCCACTATCGCCTGGCGGCGAATCCGGTCGAGGCGCGCGCCGCGATCGACGAGCTGCTGAGCGACTTGCCGGCCGGCGTGATCACCGAGCCCGGCAAGCGGGTCGTGAATGTGCTGGTGGCCGGCGCGCCGGACAAGGGCGATGCACTGGCCCGGCTGTGTGCCCGGTACGGCACCTCGGCGGCGTTCTATGCCGGCGACGACACCAACGACGAGCCGGCCTTCCGGCGCGCGGCCCCTGGCTGGGTGACCGCCCGGGTGGGCCCGCGGCTGGACCACAGCCACGCCGGCTTCTTCCTGCAGGAGCAGGCGGAGATGGACGAAGCCTTGCGGGTGATGCGGCAGGCCCTGGGCGACTGA
- a CDS encoding alpha,alpha-trehalose-phosphate synthase (UDP-forming) → MKSLHLQIRFLVPLLATLTVAALLALPLLDQMTLRWFSRDLSARGAMVAKTLSLAISDIEPGAKRERLRALLERGVLDERLVGIAFCSADDRQVLSTKGFPDTLSCKEARDVAGQKDPRLDLASGAVHIGVFPVSPQQADSDRLVLLHDLSLPDRRSVDTRRYMIIFITILGLAIAGITMIVAQISWRGWVSGMRAIMRGEGLVRPLLQNGGGPAPDSAPPELQPLEVEIRRHLRELEDNFYREHGPLTPWDPERLRGLLRTELRGDQVIVVSNREPYIHLRGPDGISVSRPASGLVTAVEPVMRACSGTWIAHGSGNADQEVVDANDRVAVPPDTQDYVLRRIWLTAEEEEGYYQGFANEGLWPLCHVAHVRPVFRESDWAQYRAVNQRFADAVVAEARSDDPVVLVQDYHFALLPAMVREKLPKATIITFWHIPWPNPESFGICPWRRELLQGMLGSTILGFHTRFHCKNFTETVDRYLEARIEHEHSTISYQGEPTLVQSYPISIAWPTDDERAQWPTPAAAREAVFARLGLAPDTMLAVGVDRFDYTKGILERLHAVERLLEKHPEWQGRFVIVQVAAPTRSALDEYREFQDRIQRVTERINLRFGQSGYKPVHLLAEHHDHAALMALYRAADMCVVTSLHDGMNLVCKEFIAARDDEQGVLILSRFAGAARELPEALVINPYHVEETTDALHRAATMPPQEQRERMASLRMTVREFNVYRWAGRMLADAGQWRLRERITRRVQRRSREGAEAMIP, encoded by the coding sequence ATGAAATCACTGCATCTGCAGATTCGCTTCCTGGTGCCGCTGCTGGCCACGTTGACCGTGGCCGCCTTGCTGGCGCTGCCGCTGCTGGACCAGATGACGCTGCGCTGGTTCTCGCGCGACCTGAGTGCACGCGGCGCCATGGTGGCCAAGACGCTCTCCTTGGCCATTTCCGACATCGAACCGGGCGCCAAGCGCGAGCGCCTGCGCGCCCTGCTGGAACGCGGGGTACTGGACGAGCGCCTGGTGGGCATTGCCTTCTGCAGCGCCGACGACCGCCAGGTGCTCAGCACCAAAGGTTTCCCGGACACGCTGAGCTGCAAGGAAGCGCGTGACGTGGCGGGTCAGAAGGACCCGCGCCTGGACCTGGCCAGCGGGGCGGTGCACATCGGCGTGTTCCCGGTCAGTCCGCAGCAGGCTGATTCCGATCGCCTGGTGCTGCTGCACGACCTGAGCCTGCCCGACCGGCGCAGCGTGGACACGCGGCGCTACATGATCATCTTCATCACCATCCTGGGACTGGCGATCGCCGGCATCACGATGATCGTGGCGCAGATCAGCTGGCGCGGCTGGGTCTCGGGCATGCGGGCCATCATGCGGGGCGAAGGTCTGGTGCGGCCGCTGCTGCAAAACGGCGGCGGCCCGGCGCCCGACAGTGCCCCGCCCGAACTCCAGCCGCTGGAGGTGGAGATCCGCCGCCATCTGCGGGAGCTGGAGGACAACTTCTACCGCGAGCACGGCCCGCTCACACCATGGGATCCGGAGCGCCTGCGCGGCCTGCTGCGCACCGAGCTGCGGGGCGACCAGGTGATCGTGGTGTCGAACCGCGAGCCCTACATCCACCTGCGCGGGCCCGACGGCATCAGCGTGAGTCGTCCGGCCAGTGGCTTGGTGACGGCCGTGGAGCCGGTGATGCGGGCCTGCTCCGGCACCTGGATCGCCCATGGCAGCGGCAATGCCGACCAGGAGGTGGTGGATGCCAACGACCGGGTGGCCGTGCCGCCGGACACCCAGGACTATGTGCTGCGCCGCATCTGGCTGACCGCCGAAGAAGAGGAAGGCTACTACCAGGGCTTCGCCAACGAAGGCCTGTGGCCGTTGTGTCACGTGGCCCATGTGCGGCCGGTGTTCCGGGAATCGGACTGGGCGCAATACCGTGCCGTGAACCAGCGATTCGCCGATGCGGTGGTCGCCGAAGCCCGCAGCGACGATCCGGTCGTGCTGGTGCAGGACTATCACTTCGCCCTGCTGCCGGCGATGGTGCGGGAGAAGCTGCCCAAGGCCACCATCATCACCTTCTGGCACATCCCATGGCCCAACCCGGAGTCCTTCGGCATCTGCCCTTGGCGGCGCGAATTGCTGCAGGGCATGCTGGGCAGCACCATCCTGGGCTTCCACACCCGGTTCCATTGCAAGAACTTCACCGAAACGGTCGACCGCTACCTGGAGGCCCGCATCGAGCACGAGCACTCCACCATCAGCTATCAGGGCGAACCGACGCTGGTGCAGAGCTATCCGATTTCGATTGCCTGGCCCACCGACGACGAGCGGGCCCAATGGCCGACCCCGGCCGCGGCCCGCGAAGCCGTCTTCGCGCGACTGGGCCTGGCGCCGGACACCATGCTGGCGGTGGGCGTGGACCGGTTCGACTACACCAAGGGCATCCTGGAACGGCTGCATGCGGTGGAACGCCTGCTGGAAAAGCACCCCGAATGGCAAGGCCGCTTCGTGATCGTTCAGGTCGCGGCACCGACCCGCAGCGCGCTGGATGAATACCGTGAATTCCAGGATCGGATCCAGCGGGTGACGGAGCGCATCAACCTGCGCTTCGGCCAGAGCGGCTACAAGCCGGTGCATCTGCTGGCGGAACATCACGACCATGCCGCGTTGATGGCGCTCTACCGCGCCGCCGACATGTGCGTGGTGACCAGCCTGCATGACGGCATGAACCTCGTCTGCAAGGAGTTCATCGCCGCCCGCGACGATGAACAGGGCGTGCTCATCCTCAGCCGTTTCGCCGGCGCCGCCCGCGAGCTGCCGGAAGCGCTGGTGATCAATCCCTACCATGTCGAGGAAACGACCGACGCCCTGCACCGCGCTGCCACCATGCCCCCGCAGGAGCAGCGTGAACGCATGGCCAGCCTGCGCATGACGGTGCGGGAGTTCAACGTCTACCGCTGGGCCGGCCGCATGCTGGCCGACGCGGGCCAATGGCGGCTGCGCGAACGCATCACCCGGCGTGTGCAACGGCGCTCCCGCGAGGGCGCGGAGGCGATGATCCCGTGA
- a CDS encoding PAS domain-containing protein, which produces MNDKAFETPWQVFWCADVANQRLLHVSASVEALLGLRAQALLDDPLQWNHAVLPADAAAVPRPFFSEDLPHGDGHLREYRMLGADLHLYQVRDRRFRRWDAESARFQCFGVVEAVRELRPDADAEIEPSWEYLWATPSVTPTPTPTATSPLLPVSTLRAAAPAPRPKEERPAAPSPAPTPGPASPAPDRLPHEHGDDPGVHPDGPKRYHDDHAAPARMQHRALGIGEGAAA; this is translated from the coding sequence ATGAACGACAAGGCTTTCGAGACCCCGTGGCAGGTGTTCTGGTGCGCCGATGTGGCGAATCAGCGTCTGCTGCATGTGAGTGCCTCGGTCGAGGCGCTGCTGGGCCTGCGTGCGCAAGCATTGCTGGACGATCCGCTGCAGTGGAATCATGCGGTCCTGCCGGCGGATGCCGCCGCAGTACCGCGGCCCTTCTTCTCCGAGGATCTGCCCCATGGCGACGGGCATCTGCGTGAATACCGCATGCTGGGTGCCGACCTCCATCTCTATCAGGTCCGCGACCGGAGATTCCGCCGCTGGGATGCCGAGAGCGCGCGCTTCCAGTGCTTCGGTGTCGTGGAAGCGGTGCGCGAACTCCGACCTGATGCGGATGCCGAGATCGAGCCGTCCTGGGAATACCTGTGGGCCACACCGAGCGTCACGCCCACGCCCACGCCCACCGCCACTTCGCCTCTGCTTCCGGTCTCGACGCTGAGGGCGGCAGCGCCGGCGCCGCGACCGAAGGAGGAGCGGCCCGCGGCTCCCAGCCCGGCACCGACCCCCGGCCCGGCGTCACCGGCACCGGACCGTTTGCCGCATGAGCATGGCGACGATCCGGGCGTGCATCCGGACGGCCCCAAGCGCTATCACGACGATCACGCCGCCCCGGCGCGCATGCAGCATCGAGCCCTCGGGATCGGGGAAGGAGCCGCAGCATGA
- a CDS encoding hemerythrin domain-containing protein: MSHAFLQGDVRADLAARDEVVALLVDDHQRALHAFHQFDRLWAQQDVQACEVLVRRTCALIRLHATLEEELFYPAVRRCPATGPTEHRLIHEAEVEQLVVRILLSQLRRMTAQDPQFVPLVGVLGRYVEHHVKDVEQGLLPQLTHSSGMDWSSLSTAWRRRRAELEQQWSDELKAMTSNVPPGGAETR, from the coding sequence ATGAGTCATGCATTTCTGCAAGGCGATGTTCGGGCCGACCTGGCCGCGCGCGACGAAGTGGTGGCGCTGCTGGTCGACGACCACCAGCGGGCGCTGCATGCGTTTCACCAGTTCGACCGGCTGTGGGCTCAGCAGGATGTCCAGGCCTGCGAGGTGCTGGTGCGGCGCACCTGCGCGCTGATCCGGCTTCATGCGACGCTGGAAGAAGAGCTGTTCTATCCGGCGGTGCGCCGTTGCCCAGCCACCGGGCCGACGGAACACCGACTGATTCATGAAGCGGAGGTGGAGCAACTGGTGGTGCGCATCCTCCTTTCCCAGCTGCGCCGCATGACCGCGCAGGATCCGCAGTTCGTGCCGCTGGTGGGCGTCCTGGGCCGTTATGTCGAGCACCATGTGAAGGATGTGGAGCAGGGACTGCTGCCGCAACTCACGCATTCGTCCGGCATGGATTGGTCGTCGCTGTCCACCGCCTGGCGCCGTCGGCGGGCTGAGCTGGAGCAGCAGTGGAGTGATGAGCTGAAGGCCATGACGTCCAACGTGCCGCCGGGCGGCGCGGAGACTCGATGA
- a CDS encoding catalase, translating to MANRKSDAPAPTGTSAKTAGAAAAPKTAKTGKTAPATEAPSNGAKAGKTAPSAKAAKAPGASVATAKPGASSVLGDGIGSALSTVAGPAQGEVTAPEGATEAQVRLVRKMAGTDTLARGTPSNPLKAAEHGRDNAVHPQAGVPVDAPDEEVGASTLSEDFASDKVGDGIPEAGENPTNDSLDRVRVDSTGRVLTTNQGVPVGDNQNSLKAGLRGPTLMEDFILREKITHFDHERIPERVVHARGSAAHGYFESYGALDDLTIAAPFEAAGKRTPVFVRFSTVAGERGSADTARDVRGFAVKFYTEQGNWDLVGNNMPVFFIQDAMKFPDLIHAVKPEPHNGMPQAASAHDTFWDFVSLMPESTHMLMWVMSDRAIPRSYRMMQGFGVHTFRLVNAQGEAHFVKFHWTPRAGTHSLVWDEAVKLAGADPDFHRRDLWEAIEAGQYPEWELGLQVFTEEQSEQWSFDILDPTKIVPEELVPIRPVGRMVLTRNPDNFFAETEQVAFCTAHIIPGIDFSNDPLLAGRIHSYLDTQITRLGGANFHEIPINAPIAQVHNNQRDGLHRQAIPRGRVAYEPNSLAGGCPFQAGKSGFVSYPKAIQGEALRGKPERFAEHYAQATLFWQSQSEAEQDHIVGAFRFELTRVQTPAIRQRVLAMLRHVDETLATRLADDLGMDLPAPLPDLLGDSGVGAPVAGAVQPPEVTRSDSLSLLDRPGDGGLWGRRVALLVHEGIDGARVREVHEAVLSAGGVPRYIGHRLGDVSTAEGDVIPVEITLETAPGALWDAVVLPEETDDAPHLSRSAQAVAFVQDQYLHCKPLLVLGHDSALLAAVGAPGSVDEADGDPALFFMDPPATPEDGTDLATVTAFLTSLAGHRRFEREMDPPQR from the coding sequence ATGGCCAACCGCAAATCCGATGCTCCCGCCCCGACCGGCACATCGGCCAAGACAGCAGGCGCTGCTGCAGCGCCCAAGACCGCGAAGACAGGAAAGACCGCCCCCGCCACCGAGGCGCCTTCGAATGGCGCGAAGGCCGGCAAGACCGCGCCCAGTGCCAAGGCGGCCAAGGCACCTGGCGCTAGCGTCGCCACCGCCAAGCCCGGCGCGTCGTCCGTGCTGGGCGACGGCATCGGCTCCGCGCTGAGCACCGTCGCCGGCCCGGCCCAGGGCGAGGTGACCGCGCCTGAGGGCGCCACCGAAGCGCAGGTGCGCCTGGTCCGCAAGATGGCCGGCACCGACACCTTGGCGCGCGGCACGCCCTCCAATCCGCTGAAGGCGGCCGAGCATGGTCGCGACAACGCCGTGCATCCGCAGGCCGGCGTGCCGGTCGACGCCCCGGATGAGGAGGTCGGCGCCAGCACGCTGAGCGAGGACTTTGCCTCCGACAAGGTCGGCGACGGCATCCCCGAAGCGGGTGAGAACCCGACCAACGATTCGCTGGATCGGGTGCGGGTGGATTCGACCGGCCGGGTGCTGACGACCAATCAGGGTGTGCCCGTCGGCGACAACCAGAATTCGTTGAAGGCCGGGCTGCGCGGTCCGACGTTGATGGAAGACTTCATCCTGCGGGAGAAGATCACCCACTTCGACCATGAGCGCATTCCCGAACGCGTGGTGCATGCCCGCGGCTCGGCGGCGCATGGCTACTTCGAGTCGTATGGCGCGTTGGATGACCTCACCATCGCCGCACCGTTCGAAGCCGCCGGCAAGCGCACGCCGGTCTTCGTGCGCTTCTCCACCGTGGCCGGCGAGCGCGGTTCGGCCGACACCGCCCGCGATGTGCGCGGCTTTGCGGTGAAGTTCTACACCGAGCAAGGCAACTGGGACCTGGTGGGCAACAACATGCCGGTGTTCTTCATCCAGGATGCGATGAAGTTCCCGGACCTGATCCATGCGGTCAAGCCCGAGCCGCACAACGGCATGCCGCAGGCCGCCAGCGCGCACGACACCTTCTGGGACTTCGTCTCGCTGATGCCGGAATCCACCCACATGCTGATGTGGGTGATGTCCGACCGCGCCATTCCGCGCAGCTACCGGATGATGCAGGGCTTCGGCGTGCACACCTTCCGGCTGGTGAATGCGCAGGGCGAAGCCCATTTCGTGAAGTTCCACTGGACGCCACGCGCCGGCACCCATTCGCTGGTGTGGGACGAAGCGGTGAAGCTGGCCGGCGCGGATCCCGACTTCCATCGCCGCGATCTCTGGGAGGCGATCGAAGCCGGCCAGTATCCGGAATGGGAGCTGGGCCTGCAGGTCTTCACCGAGGAACAATCGGAACAATGGTCCTTCGACATCCTCGATCCGACCAAGATCGTGCCGGAGGAACTGGTGCCGATTCGTCCGGTGGGCCGCATGGTGCTGACCCGCAACCCGGACAACTTCTTCGCCGAGACCGAGCAGGTGGCCTTCTGCACCGCCCACATCATTCCCGGCATCGACTTCAGCAACGATCCGCTGCTGGCGGGCCGCATCCACTCCTACCTGGACACCCAGATCACCCGACTGGGCGGCGCCAACTTCCACGAGATCCCCATCAACGCGCCGATCGCGCAGGTCCACAACAACCAGCGTGACGGCCTGCACCGCCAGGCCATTCCGCGCGGCCGTGTCGCCTATGAGCCGAACTCGCTGGCGGGGGGCTGTCCGTTCCAGGCCGGCAAGTCGGGCTTTGTGTCCTACCCCAAGGCGATCCAGGGTGAGGCCCTGCGAGGCAAGCCGGAGCGCTTTGCCGAGCACTATGCCCAGGCCACGCTGTTCTGGCAGAGCCAGAGCGAGGCGGAGCAGGACCACATCGTGGGCGCCTTCCGTTTCGAGCTGACCCGTGTCCAGACGCCGGCCATCCGCCAACGCGTGCTGGCCATGCTCCGGCATGTGGACGAGACACTGGCCACACGCCTGGCGGACGACCTGGGCATGGACCTGCCCGCCCCGCTGCCGGACCTGTTGGGAGACAGCGGCGTGGGCGCCCCGGTGGCGGGCGCCGTGCAACCGCCGGAGGTGACGCGCTCGGACTCGCTGTCCTTGCTCGACCGTCCCGGCGATGGCGGACTGTGGGGGCGCCGCGTGGCCTTGCTGGTGCATGAGGGCATCGACGGCGCGCGGGTGCGCGAGGTGCATGAGGCGGTGCTGTCGGCCGGCGGCGTGCCGCGTTACATCGGCCACCGACTCGGCGATGTGAGCACGGCCGAGGGCGATGTGATCCCGGTCGAGATCACGCTGGAGACCGCGCCGGGCGCGCTGTGGGATGCGGTGGTGCTGCCCGAGGAAACCGACGATGCGCCGCATCTGTCGCGCTCCGCCCAGGCGGTGGCCTTCGTGCAGGACCAGTATCTGCACTGCAAGCCGCTGCTGGTGCTGGGGCATGACAGCGCCTTGCTGGCGGCAGTGGGTGCGCCAGGGTCAGTGGATGAGGCCGACGGCGATCCGGCCCTGTTCTTCATGGATCCGCCCGCCACGCCGGAAGACGGCACCGATCTGGCCACGGTGACCGCCTTCCTGACCAGCCTGGCCGGTCATCGCCGCTTCGAGCGGGAGATGGATCCGCCGCAGCGCTGA
- a CDS encoding DUF6496 domain-containing protein: MTSQYGKKAQQAVAQALHEEKRGQLKSGKDGKTVTSRKQAVAIGLSKAREAGAKVPAKRADTGH; encoded by the coding sequence ATGACCAGCCAGTACGGCAAGAAGGCGCAGCAGGCCGTCGCGCAGGCGTTGCACGAGGAAAAGCGTGGCCAGCTCAAGAGCGGGAAGGACGGCAAGACGGTGACCAGCCGCAAGCAGGCGGTGGCGATCGGCTTGTCCAAGGCGCGAGAGGCCGGTGCCAAGGTGCCGGCGAAGCGCGCCGACACCGGTCATTGA